A region from the Lytechinus variegatus isolate NC3 chromosome 6, Lvar_3.0, whole genome shotgun sequence genome encodes:
- the LOC121416471 gene encoding uncharacterized protein LOC121416471 — MSSSRPNTTKGYDQKQLEQDEIRKKLEEKRAMLEETKVESKLNAVSSSSSKHLQTIKESIIDALGDTQSQLHVKYIHDIKKEADTNIEGIKEMRQKQIGHYEVKMERERKLLKDKTTKLSSCVSDTDEIRKIVSEKISYLNSKIQDAIKDIKLSIIYVGKWERVKSINMQSVVIYPCVRGLVSDDEICAQDGDSNDMYVTNINTQHTEKVIDGGALITSCAPIESNVIVCGKERDDCAGDRLDGCITLYDRQWKVIRDISIPMSGVARYCSVCVDVDRDGMIIAGQLAQSNIYVINPATDKIINTITMQSMAVWGEIQALSSGDIVVKTGIEYTVISRSGEKKTVINCDESKWGLSVCRVDKLTDTLYITYWDRARNTHDTIAVDQVSRDGIIQARRIVEYVKSDRTDWFSPCLVTPSGNLVGCDGYNLHLYRKAFIL, encoded by the coding sequence ATGTCTTCTAGTCGCCCGAACACTACCAAAGGCTACGACCAGAAACAACTTGAGCAAGATGAGATAAGGAAGAAGCTAGAGGAGAAACGGGCCATGTTAGAGGAGACAAAAGTTGAATCGAAACTAAATGCCGTTTCAAGTTCATCAAGTAAGCATCTTCAAACGATAAAAGAGAGTATAATTGATGCATTGGGAGATACACAATCACAGTTACATGtgaaatatattcatgatataAAGAAGGAGGCAGATACGAATATAGAAGGCATAAAGGAAATGCGACAAAAACAGATTGGACATTATGAAGTAAAGATGGAACGGGAACGGAAATTATTAAAagacaaaacaacaaaattgtCATCATGTGTATCAGACACAGATGAAATCAGAAAAATAGTGTCAGAGAAGATAAGCTATCTTAATAGTAAGATTCAGGATGCAATAAAGGATATTAAATTATCCATTATCTATGTCGGTAAATGGGAACGTGTCAAATCAATCAACATGCAATCGGTTGTTATTTACCCGTGTGTGCGTGGTTTAGTCAGTGATGATGAGATATGTGCGCAAGACGGAGATAGCAATGACATGTATGTTACAAACATCAACACTCAACATACAGAGAAAGTCATTGACGGAGGTGCACTGATTACATCATGTGCGCCGATAGAAAGTAACGTAATAGTATGTGGTAAGGAGAGAGATGATTGCGCGGGTGACAGGTTGGATGGATGCATCACTCTCTATGACAGACAATGGAAGGTGATTAGAGACATCAGCATACCAATGAGTGGAGTCGCAAGATACTGTAGTGTGTGTGTTGATGTTGACAGGGATGGGATGATCATCGCTGGTCAGTTAGCTCAGTCTAATATCTACGTCATCAATCCTGCTACAGATAAGATAATAAACACTATTACGATGCAGAGTATGGCGGTGTGGGGTGAGATACAAGCCTTGTCATCAGGTGATATAGTTGTGAAGACAGGTATTGAATACACTGTCATCTCACGATCAGGAGAAAAGAAGACTGTCATAAACTGTGATGAGTCAAAGTGGGGTCTGTCAGTGTGTCGCGTTGACAAACTGACAGACACACTCTACATCACGTATTGGGATAGAGCGCGTAATACCCATGATACCATCGCAGTTGATCAGGTCTCACGTGATGGTATCATCCAGGCAAGGAGGATCGTGGAATACGTGAAATCAGATCGCACTGACTGGTTCAGCCCTTGTCTTGTTACTCCTTCTGGAAACCTTGTAGGATGTGATGGATACAACCTTCATCTTTACAGGAAGGCATTCATCCTGTAA